DNA from Massilia antarctica:
GACCAGCATCAGCATCGCGAACGTAAACAGCGAGATGTACGCGAAGAAGCGGTTGTAGCCTTCGTCTTCGGCCATGTAGCCGATGGTATAGATGTGCACCATCAGCGACACGAAGGTGACGACGCACATCATCATCGCCGACAGGGCATCGATCTGGAAGCCGACTTCCATTTTCAGGGTACCGACGGTCATCCAGTTATAGATGGTGCCGTTGAAGGTGGCGCCGTCCTGCACGGCCATCAAGGTCTGCACCGACAGGACCAGCGCGATCAGCACGCCCAAAATCGTGACGGTATGCGACGTTTTACGGCCGACCAGGTTACCGAAGAATTTTGTTCCGAACAAGCCCGCAATCACCGCACCAGCCAGCGGCGCCAGTGGTACGGCAAGAAGGACGTTAGGGTTAAGAAGTTGCCCCGCCATGTTGAACCTTAATCGTTATGTATTCGAGTATGAATGTAAGCGCCAAACGGACCGGATTAGCCTTTGAGGGTATCGAGGTCTTCCACATTGATGGTGTCCAGGTTACGGAACAGGACCACCAGGATCGCGAGGCCGATTGCCGATTCGGCGGCGGCCACGGTCAGGATGAAGAAGACGAAGATCTGCCCCGCCGCGTCGCCCAGGTAGTGGGAAAACGCGATGAAGTTCAAATTCACGGCCAGCAGCATCAATTCAATCGCCATCAGCAGCACGATGACGTTTTTGCGGTTCAGGAAGATCCCGACGATCGAGATCGCGAACAGGATCGCGCCCAGGACCAGGTAGTGTGCGAGCGATAAGGTCATTTTGTCTCCTTGGGTGCGGCAACCGGCGGCGTGACGACGGGCGCGGTGGCGGCCGCCTGGGCTTCGGCGGCGGCCAGCGCGGCCGCTTTCGATGCCGCGTCGATGGCGGGCTGGTCGACCACGGCCATCTTCACGATGCGCAGGCGGTCGTTGCGCTTGACGCGCACGGCGTCGCCCGGGTTGAAGGCCTTGGTATCCTTGCGGCGACGCAGGGTCAGCGCGACGGCGGCCACAATCGCCACCAGCAGGATCGCCGCGGCGATCTCGAAGCCGAGGATGTACTTGGTGTAGATCAGCATGCCCAATTCCTTGGTGCCGCCGATGTTCGCGCCCACCGTGTCGGCATCCTGGCCCACCTTCATGAAGCCGCGCCACAGCACCGCCGCCATTTCCAGCACGATCAGCGCGCCGATACCGGTGGCCAGCGGCAGGTAAGACCAGAAGCCCTCCCGCATGCGGTCCATATTAATATCGAGCATCATGACCACGAACAGGAACAGCACCATCACCGCGCCCACATACACGAGCACCAGCACGATGGCCAGGAACTCGGCCTTGAGCAGCATCCAGATGCCGGCCGCATTGAAGAACGCGAGCACCAGGAACAGTGCCGCGTGGACCGGATTGCGGGCAGTGATAACGCGGGTCGCGGCGAGAATCATAATCGCCGAGAACACGTAGAACAATACAGTTTTAAATTCCATAACTAACCCAGAGGACTTGCAGTTAAATGTGCTAAATACATCGTTTGCCAAATACTAGCGGTAAGGGGCATCGGCCGCGCGCGCGGCGGCGATGTCATCCTCGTAGCGATCGCCGACAGCGAGCAACATCTCTTTCGTATAGTACAGATCGCCGCGTTTTTCGCCGTGGTATTCCAGCACGTGCGTCTCGACGATCGAGTCGACCGGGCAGGATTCTTCGCAGAAGCCGCAGAAAATGCACTTGGTCAGGTCGATGTCGTAGCGCGTGGTGCGGCGCGAGCCGTCGTCACGCTGTTCCGATTCGATCGTGATGGCCATGGCCGGGCACACCGCTTCGCACAGCTTGCAGGCAATGCAGCGCTCTTCCCCGTTGGGGTAGCGGCGCAGCGCATGCAGGCCGCGGAAACGCGGCGACATCGGGGTCTTCTCTTCCGGATACTGCACGGTGATCTTGCGCGAGAACG
Protein-coding regions in this window:
- the nuoK gene encoding NADH-quinone oxidoreductase subunit NuoK, with translation MTLSLAHYLVLGAILFAISIVGIFLNRKNVIVLLMAIELMLLAVNLNFIAFSHYLGDAAGQIFVFFILTVAAAESAIGLAILVVLFRNLDTINVEDLDTLKG
- a CDS encoding NADH-quinone oxidoreductase subunit J, which produces MEFKTVLFYVFSAIMILAATRVITARNPVHAALFLVLAFFNAAGIWMLLKAEFLAIVLVLVYVGAVMVLFLFVVMMLDINMDRMREGFWSYLPLATGIGALIVLEMAAVLWRGFMKVGQDADTVGANIGGTKELGMLIYTKYILGFEIAAAILLVAIVAAVALTLRRRKDTKAFNPGDAVRVKRNDRLRIVKMAVVDQPAIDAASKAAALAAAEAQAAATAPVVTPPVAAPKETK
- the nuoI gene encoding NADH-quinone oxidoreductase subunit NuoI gives rise to the protein MERVKDFFSSMLLTELIKGLALTGRYAFSRKITVQYPEEKTPMSPRFRGLHALRRYPNGEERCIACKLCEAVCPAMAITIESEQRDDGSRRTTRYDIDLTKCIFCGFCEESCPVDSIVETHVLEYHGEKRGDLYYTKEMLLAVGDRYEDDIAAARAADAPYR